The Arctopsyche grandis isolate Sample6627 chromosome 5, ASM5162203v2, whole genome shotgun sequence genome includes a window with the following:
- the LOC143911929 gene encoding cytochrome b5-like, with amino-acid sequence MTSEDVKEYSLSEVATKNGKDGAPCWIVVRDKVYDVGSFMIEHPGGADLIEEVLGTDATKDFDDAGHSNDAITILKKTKIGILVETDRKYDKKKKKKPAEGGEKKKKKPAEDGEKKKKRSCKTRMTCGVC; translated from the exons atgacTTCCGAAGATGTCAAGGAATACAGTTTGAGTGAAGTGGCGACAAAGAACGGTAAAGATGGAGCGCCTTGTTGGATCGTCGTCCGAGACAAAGTATACGACGTGGGCAGTTTCATGAtagag CATCCCGGTGGAGCCGATCTTATCGAAGAAGTCTTGGGCACCGATGCCACGAAGGATTTCGACGATGCTGGACACTCCAATGACGCTATAACGATTTTGAAGAAGACCAAAATTGGAATACTCGTAGAG ACCGATAGGAAGTAtgacaaaaagaaaaagaagaagCCTGCTGAAGGTGGTGAAAAGAAAAAGAAGAAGCCTGCTGAAGATGGTGAAAAGAAAAAGAAACGATCTTGTAAAACAAGAATGACTTGTGGTGtatgttaa